Proteins encoded in a region of the Methanofollis tationis genome:
- a CDS encoding CxxC-x17-CxxC domain-containing protein, with translation MYGNRFGGQRGGDNFSRGPRDMHKAVCSDCGKECEVPFQPTEGRPVYCRECLPKHRKPRY, from the coding sequence ATGTACGGCAACAGATTTGGTGGCCAGAGGGGTGGAGACAACTTCTCCCGCGGCCCCCGCGATATGCACAAGGCAGTCTGTTCTGACTGCGGTAAAGAATGTGAAGTGCCCTTCCAGCCGACTGAGGGGAGACCTGTCTATTGCCGGGAGTGCCTTCCCAAGCATAGGAAACCCAGGTACTAA
- the amrS gene encoding AmmeMemoRadiSam system radical SAM enzyme, producing the protein MHEAHQYERIGDGTVRCSLCAHRCTIADGKHGICGVRINRGGTLYAATFGKVVSEAVDPIEKKPLFHFLPGTLSYSLGSVGCNFRCQHCQNWEISQAGLEDLPLMTINPEEGVERALASRSASIAWTYNEPTIWHEYPLEMGKIARARGLQTVYVTNGYITEEALAELAPMLGAFRVDLKAFSDDFYRKVCRARLQPVLDAAVAAHEHRMHIETVTLVIPGLNDSMEEMEALIRWVVENLGPDTPMHFTRFHPDYHMRDREPTPFALLERIYRRARELGAHYPYLGNVPPGPYENTLCPSCGSLLIERSGFMSRTVGLSKDRCGSCGERIPGVFPA; encoded by the coding sequence ATGCATGAAGCGCACCAGTATGAGCGTATCGGGGACGGTACGGTGCGGTGCTCGCTCTGCGCCCACCGCTGCACGATCGCCGATGGAAAACACGGGATCTGCGGTGTGCGCATCAACCGCGGCGGCACGCTCTACGCCGCCACCTTCGGAAAGGTCGTTTCCGAGGCGGTGGACCCCATCGAGAAAAAACCGCTCTTTCATTTCCTTCCCGGGACGCTCTCCTACTCGCTCGGGAGCGTGGGCTGCAATTTCCGGTGCCAGCACTGCCAGAACTGGGAGATCTCGCAGGCCGGCCTTGAAGACCTCCCGCTGATGACGATCAACCCTGAAGAAGGGGTGGAACGGGCGCTCGCATCGAGGTCGGCCAGCATTGCCTGGACCTATAACGAACCGACGATCTGGCACGAGTACCCCCTCGAGATGGGGAAGATCGCCAGAGCGCGGGGGCTCCAGACCGTCTATGTGACGAACGGGTATATCACCGAGGAGGCGCTTGCGGAACTCGCTCCCATGCTCGGCGCCTTCCGGGTCGATCTCAAGGCGTTTTCCGACGACTTTTACCGGAAGGTCTGCAGGGCCAGGCTTCAACCGGTGCTCGACGCCGCGGTCGCCGCGCACGAACACCGGATGCATATCGAGACGGTCACGCTGGTGATCCCTGGCCTCAACGACTCTATGGAGGAGATGGAGGCGCTGATCAGGTGGGTGGTCGAGAACCTCGGCCCGGACACGCCGATGCACTTTACCCGTTTTCACCCGGATTACCATATGCGGGACCGGGAACCGACGCCGTTTGCCCTCCTCGAGCGGATCTACCGGCGTGCGCGCGAACTCGGCGCGCACTACCCCTATCTCGGCAATGTCCCGCCGGGGCCGTATGAGAACACCCTCTGCCCGTCCTGTGGGTCGCTTCTGATCGAGCGCTCCGGGTTTATGAGCAGGACAGTCGGGCTTTCGAAGGATCGATGCGGTTCCTGCGGGGAGAGGATACCCGGTGTCTTCCCGGCCTGA
- the mcrD gene encoding methyl-coenzyme M reductase operon protein D, with amino-acid sequence MPDSAFPQCRIVPLRLLSPTTAERLLTRIAGIPGVRRIVLNGPGLPATVPYGPARGSANPNTNRRTIQVCGAAFEMKIQTGTVTLEVEDEETIRAVKALCDEFFTMMPYRLQTGRFMKSSPTMVDYARYGPNADGRVIGLSDPRKRDGPIIIPAAQSGGSLSDNMQMENTPDSFN; translated from the coding sequence TTGCCTGATTCAGCCTTCCCCCAGTGCAGGATCGTTCCCCTGAGGCTTCTCTCGCCCACAACGGCAGAGCGGCTTCTCACCCGGATTGCAGGGATCCCGGGAGTCCGGCGGATCGTGCTTAACGGTCCCGGCCTCCCGGCCACCGTCCCGTACGGCCCGGCGAGAGGCTCGGCCAACCCCAATACCAACAGGCGAACGATCCAGGTCTGCGGTGCCGCATTCGAGATGAAGATCCAGACTGGCACGGTCACCCTCGAAGTCGAGGACGAAGAGACGATCAGGGCGGTGAAGGCGCTCTGCGACGAGTTCTTCACCATGATGCCCTATCGCCTCCAGACCGGCCGGTTCATGAAGAGCAGTCCCACCATGGTGGACTATGCACGCTATGGGCCCAATGCCGATGGGCGTGTCATCGGACTCTCTGATCCCAGAAAACGGGACGGACCGATCATCATCCCGGCAGCGCAGAGCGGGGGAAGTCTGTCTGACAATATGCAGATGGAAAATACACCAGATTCATTCAATTGA
- a CDS encoding flavodoxin family protein: protein MIEMKIVGINGSPRGRESRTGTLLDAVLRGAQEAGASVERIDAAALDIRFCTGCTLCYDQGECPKKDDYKETLGKMIAADGIVLGSPNYINNVTAQLKVLLDRMADAIHCQRFVGKYGCAVSTAGGSGAGDVANYLNGVLRVLGADTVGAVAVDIGADAEALFIAEAQAFRLGQDLAAAIAEGRAYPDQEAFHAEMAERMKTLVTANKERWKHEYDYWSAMAQK, encoded by the coding sequence ATGATTGAGATGAAGATCGTCGGGATCAACGGAAGCCCGCGCGGGCGGGAGAGCAGGACAGGCACGCTTCTGGACGCCGTCCTCAGGGGAGCACAGGAGGCCGGGGCCAGCGTGGAGCGGATCGACGCGGCGGCCCTCGACATCAGGTTCTGCACGGGGTGCACGCTCTGTTACGACCAGGGCGAGTGTCCGAAGAAGGACGACTATAAAGAGACCCTCGGAAAAATGATCGCGGCCGACGGGATCGTCCTGGGCTCGCCAAATTACATCAACAACGTGACCGCGCAGTTGAAGGTGCTGCTGGACAGGATGGCAGATGCGATCCACTGCCAGCGGTTCGTCGGAAAATACGGCTGCGCAGTCTCGACCGCAGGCGGATCAGGTGCAGGCGATGTGGCGAACTACCTCAATGGCGTGCTCAGGGTGCTCGGGGCCGACACGGTCGGCGCCGTCGCCGTCGATATCGGCGCCGACGCTGAAGCGCTCTTTATTGCGGAGGCGCAGGCATTCAGGCTCGGGCAGGACCTCGCCGCAGCGATCGCAGAGGGGAGGGCGTACCCGGACCAGGAAGCGTTCCACGCGGAGATGGCAGAGAGGATGAAAACGCTCGTCACCGCAAACAAAGAACGTTGGAAGCACGAATATGATTACTGGAGTGCAATGGCACAGAAATAA
- the mcrG gene encoding coenzyme-B sulfoethylthiotransferase subunit gamma, producing the protein MAYTPQYGPGTSVVAQNRRNQMNPTYELSKLRSVTDEDVVLVLGHRAPGAAYPTAHPPLAEQQEPADPMRKLVKPTEGAKAGDRVRYVQFADSMFNAPSQPYQRTYMECYRFRGIDPGTLSGRQIVECRERDLDMYAKDLIETEVFDPATVSCRGATVHGHSLRLAEDGMMFDALQRCVLGEDGIVRYVKDQIGVPLDRPVEVGKPMDAAWLKEHSTIFHSLAGTALREDPEYIEYLQRIHSLRTKYGFMPKEE; encoded by the coding sequence ATGGCATACACACCACAGTATGGTCCGGGTACCTCTGTCGTTGCCCAGAACCGGCGCAACCAGATGAACCCCACCTATGAACTCTCGAAACTTCGTTCAGTTACTGACGAGGACGTCGTCCTGGTTCTCGGCCACCGCGCCCCGGGCGCGGCCTACCCGACCGCCCACCCGCCCCTTGCCGAGCAGCAGGAGCCCGCGGACCCGATGCGCAAGCTGGTCAAGCCCACCGAGGGCGCAAAGGCCGGCGACCGCGTCCGCTACGTCCAGTTTGCCGACTCGATGTTCAACGCCCCGTCCCAGCCGTACCAGCGCACCTACATGGAGTGCTACCGCTTCCGCGGCATCGACCCCGGCACCCTCTCCGGCCGTCAGATCGTCGAGTGCCGCGAGCGCGACCTCGACATGTACGCCAAGGACCTCATCGAGACCGAGGTCTTCGACCCGGCGACCGTCTCCTGCCGTGGTGCGACCGTGCACGGTCACTCCCTCCGTCTCGCAGAAGACGGCATGATGTTCGACGCTCTCCAGCGCTGTGTGCTCGGTGAGGACGGCATCGTCCGCTACGTCAAGGACCAGATCGGCGTTCCCCTCGACCGCCCGGTCGAGGTCGGCAAGCCCATGGACGCAGCGTGGCTCAAGGAGCACAGCACGATCTTCCACTCCCTTGCCGGGACTGCGCTCCGTGAAGACCCAGAATACATCGAGTACCTCCAGCGGATCCACTCGCTGAGGACCAAATACGGCTTCATGCCGAAGGAGGAGTGA
- the mcrB gene encoding coenzyme-B sulfoethylthiotransferase subunit beta, translating to MAAYSETIDLYSDDGKLLKSGVTLDKISPLVNPATSKIIDLTKRTINVNLGGIQNALKTGKLGKGKSKIRGRELDLAIMENKDAIVARIKEMVQVEEGDDTEILEFNNGQLLLVQVPKKRLMNAATYDAAITAVASATTYAIVDQFNIDAFNASTVKAACWGGYPHTMDMEGALVSSILSIPQNNEGIGFALRNVPVNHVVMMTGRNSLQGVALASTLETAGEFEMGAAIGAFERYQLLSYAYQGLNANNMVYDLVKANGETGTVGSVVQSLVERAIEDKVILPGKKGGYFQFYDTKDPMLWNAYVAAGSLAATIVNCGAGRFAQAVSSTLLYFNDLIEHETGLPSCDFGRMMGTAVGFSFFSHSIYGGGGPGIFNGNHVVTRHANGVAIPCVVAACALDAGTQMFTPEGTSKVMGETYGKIDVFNKPMDQIAKGVDLIA from the coding sequence ATGGCAGCATATTCAGAAACAATCGATCTCTATTCAGATGATGGGAAGCTGCTGAAAAGCGGCGTCACCCTCGATAAGATCAGCCCGCTGGTGAACCCCGCGACCAGCAAGATCATCGACCTGACGAAGAGAACGATTAATGTAAACCTCGGGGGCATTCAGAATGCTCTCAAGACCGGAAAGCTTGGAAAGGGCAAGAGCAAGATCCGGGGCCGTGAACTCGACCTCGCCATCATGGAGAACAAGGACGCCATCGTCGCCAGGATCAAGGAGATGGTGCAGGTCGAGGAGGGTGACGATACCGAGATCCTCGAGTTCAACAATGGTCAGCTCCTGCTCGTTCAGGTTCCAAAGAAGCGCCTGATGAACGCCGCCACCTACGACGCGGCAATCACCGCCGTCGCCTCGGCGACCACCTATGCGATCGTTGACCAGTTCAACATCGACGCCTTCAACGCATCGACCGTCAAGGCCGCATGCTGGGGCGGCTACCCGCACACCATGGACATGGAAGGCGCACTCGTCTCCTCTATCCTGTCCATCCCGCAGAACAACGAAGGTATCGGCTTTGCCCTGCGCAACGTCCCGGTCAACCACGTTGTCATGATGACCGGCAGGAACTCTCTCCAGGGCGTCGCTCTCGCCTCGACCCTCGAGACCGCCGGTGAGTTCGAGATGGGCGCCGCCATCGGTGCCTTCGAGCGCTACCAGCTCCTCTCTTACGCCTACCAGGGCCTCAACGCCAACAACATGGTCTACGACCTTGTCAAGGCAAACGGCGAGACCGGCACCGTCGGCTCTGTCGTCCAGTCCCTGGTCGAGCGTGCGATCGAGGACAAGGTCATCCTGCCCGGCAAGAAGGGCGGCTACTTCCAGTTCTACGACACCAAGGACCCGATGCTCTGGAACGCCTATGTTGCAGCCGGCTCCCTCGCCGCCACCATCGTCAACTGTGGTGCCGGCCGGTTCGCCCAGGCTGTCTCCTCGACCCTGCTGTACTTCAACGACCTCATTGAGCACGAGACCGGCCTGCCCTCCTGCGACTTCGGCCGCATGATGGGTACCGCCGTCGGTTTCTCGTTCTTCAGCCACTCGATCTACGGTGGCGGCGGTCCGGGTATCTTCAACGGCAACCACGTCGTTACCAGGCACGCCAACGGCGTCGCCATCCCGTGTGTGGTCGCCGCCTGCGCCCTCGATGCCGGCACCCAGATGTTCACGCCCGAAGGCACCTCCAAGGTGATGGGCGAGACCTATGGCAAGATCGATGTGTTCAACAAGCCGATGGACCAGATCGCCAAGGGCGTTGATCTTATTGCCTGA
- a CDS encoding Mut7-C RNAse domain-containing protein, producing MSSRPEGRARFVADRMLGTLTRYLRLMGYDTLSANALSPGNPREDTVLLSIAVSDGRILLTRDAELARRGGERAVYLASEDPTEQVRHLVAMGLVVPSLRFDRCSLCNTPLRPAKKREVEGADYAPKERQGLSFYWCPLCRRLYWEGSHTRRIRRQIQDAVPDLRAD from the coding sequence GTGTCTTCCCGGCCTGAGGGTCGTGCGCGATTTGTCGCCGACCGGATGCTCGGGACCCTGACCCGGTACCTCAGGCTGATGGGCTACGACACCCTCAGCGCGAACGCCCTCTCTCCGGGCAACCCGCGCGAGGATACGGTCCTCCTCTCGATCGCCGTCTCTGACGGGCGTATCCTCTTAACCCGCGACGCCGAACTGGCGCGGCGGGGCGGAGAGCGGGCGGTCTATCTCGCTTCGGAGGATCCGACCGAACAGGTGCGCCATCTTGTGGCGATGGGTCTTGTCGTGCCGTCTCTGCGGTTCGACCGCTGCTCCCTCTGCAATACGCCTCTTCGGCCGGCGAAAAAACGGGAGGTCGAGGGTGCGGATTATGCGCCGAAAGAGCGGCAGGGGCTCTCGTTTTACTGGTGTCCCCTCTGCCGCCGCCTCTACTGGGAGGGCTCGCATACGCGGCGCATCCGCCGGCAGATCCAGGACGCCGTCCCTGACCTCAGGGCTGATTGA
- the pyrH gene encoding UMP kinase, protein MKKIVLSLGGSILVPALESHTIPEYAEVLKQMARRGQVFVVVGGGGEARRYIGVARSLGINEAASDEIGIMITRINASLLCYALGNAAYPCIATSYQQAREYGESGKIVVMGGVTPGQTTDAVSAVLAESVGADLIINGTSVDGIYSADPKTDRTARRYERMTPQELLGIISGARLDAGSNTVIDIVAAKVVERSGIPLLVIDGRKPENLAAAVCEGTFTGTIVSDGKCTPLPL, encoded by the coding sequence ATGAAAAAGATCGTACTCTCTCTGGGCGGCTCAATACTTGTACCAGCCCTTGAATCCCACACAATCCCCGAGTATGCAGAGGTTTTGAAACAGATGGCCAGGCGGGGGCAGGTGTTCGTCGTCGTCGGCGGCGGCGGCGAGGCGCGGCGGTATATCGGCGTCGCCCGCTCGCTCGGGATCAACGAGGCGGCCTCCGACGAGATCGGGATCATGATCACCAGGATCAACGCCTCGCTCCTCTGCTACGCCCTTGGCAATGCCGCATATCCCTGCATCGCCACCTCGTACCAGCAGGCGCGGGAGTACGGCGAGTCAGGAAAGATCGTCGTCATGGGCGGCGTCACCCCCGGGCAGACGACCGACGCAGTATCGGCGGTGCTCGCCGAGAGTGTCGGGGCCGACCTCATCATCAACGGCACCTCGGTCGACGGCATCTACAGCGCCGACCCCAAGACCGACCGGACGGCGCGGCGCTATGAGAGGATGACCCCGCAGGAACTCCTGGGCATCATCTCGGGCGCTCGCCTCGACGCCGGGTCCAACACGGTCATCGATATCGTGGCCGCAAAGGTGGTCGAGCGCAGCGGCATCCCGCTCCTCGTCATCGACGGCAGAAAACCCGAAAATCTCGCCGCGGCGGTATGCGAGGGGACGTTCACCGGAACCATCGTCAGCGACGGTAAATGCACCCCGCTCCCCCTCTAA